From Methanobacterium congolense, one genomic window encodes:
- a CDS encoding RtcB family protein, with amino-acid sequence MVEDENLTKVRDCVWEISTDYKKGMRVPGRVYLDDEAIKTVEKGALDQVANVACLPGIQKFSIGLPDIHFGYGFSIGGVGAFSARTGVISPGGVGFDINCGVRLVRTNLTEDDVKPHMKELVDTLFRNVPSGVGSKGKIRLKEGEINEVLDHGASWAVENGYGWDSDLEYLEENGRMEEADSTKVSDKAKKRGVPQLGSLGSGNHFLEVQKMDEIFDEKAAKTFGIEEGQITIMIHSGSRGCGHQICSDYLRTMDKAYKKYKIDLPDRQLACAPVDSEEAQDYFKAMAAAANYAWTNRQMIVHWVRESFEQVFKQDAEDMNMGIVYDVAHNIAKKETHKIKGYDTELYVHRKGATRAFGPGREEIPSKYRGVGQPVLLPGTMGTSSYILHGTETAMEETFGSTAHGAGRLMSRAGAKREFRGEEVKKVLAAKGIIIKANSMPVVAEEAPGAYKDVDQVVQIAHKSGISSLVGKMVPLGVAKG; translated from the coding sequence ATGGTCGAAGACGAAAATTTAACTAAAGTAAGAGATTGTGTATGGGAAATTTCAACTGACTACAAAAAGGGTATGAGAGTTCCAGGAAGGGTTTACCTGGATGATGAGGCAATAAAAACAGTTGAAAAGGGAGCACTTGATCAGGTGGCCAACGTTGCATGTCTGCCAGGTATCCAGAAATTTTCAATAGGCTTGCCTGACATACACTTCGGCTATGGATTCAGTATAGGTGGAGTTGGAGCTTTCAGTGCAAGAACAGGAGTCATAAGTCCTGGAGGAGTGGGTTTCGACATAAACTGTGGTGTGAGACTTGTGAGAACCAACCTCACCGAAGACGATGTCAAACCCCATATGAAGGAACTTGTAGACACACTCTTCAGAAACGTACCCTCAGGAGTTGGAAGCAAGGGTAAAATAAGGCTTAAAGAGGGAGAAATCAATGAAGTTCTTGATCACGGTGCAAGCTGGGCTGTTGAAAATGGTTACGGCTGGGATTCCGACTTGGAATACCTTGAAGAGAATGGAAGAATGGAAGAAGCAGATTCCACAAAAGTCAGTGACAAGGCCAAGAAAAGGGGAGTACCTCAGCTTGGATCCCTTGGATCAGGAAACCACTTCCTGGAAGTACAGAAAATGGATGAGATCTTCGATGAAAAAGCTGCAAAAACCTTTGGCATAGAGGAAGGTCAAATAACTATCATGATACATTCAGGTTCCAGGGGATGCGGTCACCAGATATGTTCAGATTACCTCAGAACCATGGACAAGGCCTACAAGAAGTACAAGATAGACCTGCCAGACAGACAGCTTGCATGTGCACCTGTGGATTCAGAGGAAGCACAGGATTACTTCAAGGCAATGGCAGCTGCAGCCAACTACGCCTGGACCAACAGGCAGATGATAGTTCACTGGGTAAGGGAATCCTTTGAACAGGTCTTCAAACAGGATGCAGAGGACATGAACATGGGAATAGTCTATGATGTTGCCCACAACATAGCCAAGAAGGAAACACATAAAATAAAGGGCTACGACACTGAACTTTACGTCCACAGGAAGGGAGCAACACGTGCATTCGGTCCTGGAAGAGAAGAAATCCCTTCTAAGTACAGAGGTGTTGGACAGCCGGTACTTCTACCTGGAACCATGGGAACATCATCCTACATACTCCACGGTACAGAAACCGCAATGGAAGAAACCTTCGGATCCACTGCACACGGTGCAGGACGTTTAATGAGCCGTGCAGGGGCAAAAAGAGAATTCAGGGGAGAAGAAGTTAAAAAAGTCCTTGCAGCCAAGGGAATAATTATAAAAGCTAATTCAATGCCTGTTGTAGCTGAAGAAGCCCCTGGAGCCTACAAGGATGTTGATCAGGTTGTTCAGATCGCCCATAAATCCGGAATATCCAGTTTAGTAGGTAAGATGGTGCCCCTTGGAGTTGCAAAGGGATAA
- a CDS encoding archease, translating into MEIEDKDRPNLHGSRKFEFFDVTADVGYRAYGKTLNEAFENAALAMFEVMTDTTHVKPEVMKKITLESEDEEALLYDWLSELLFLHDSEYLVFSKFRVEISDKLEDGEKVFILEAAAEGQEFDPHIHERRDEVKAATYHMMEIQKKNGYTLQVILDI; encoded by the coding sequence GTGGAAATTGAAGATAAGGATAGACCCAACCTGCATGGATCAAGGAAATTTGAATTTTTTGATGTGACTGCAGACGTTGGTTACAGGGCATATGGAAAAACCCTTAACGAAGCATTTGAAAATGCTGCACTTGCAATGTTTGAGGTTATGACAGACACCACCCATGTGAAGCCCGAGGTTATGAAAAAAATCACCTTAGAATCAGAAGATGAAGAAGCATTGCTTTATGACTGGCTTTCAGAGCTTCTTTTCCTGCACGATTCAGAGTACCTGGTCTTCTCTAAATTCAGGGTTGAGATCAGTGATAAACTCGAAGACGGTGAGAAAGTTTTCATTCTGGAGGCTGCAGCAGAGGGCCAGGAGTTTGACCCCCATATCCATGAGAGAAGGGATGAAGTAAAGGCAGCAACATACCATATGATGGAGATACAAAAGAAAAATGGATATACTCTACAGGTCATACTAGATATATAA
- a CDS encoding response regulator: MDILIVEGESSTVSYLRTIIGRLGHEVVAVVSSGNEAVKKAGDLNPDLVLININLKGKMSGVESAKEIKNRYNIPIIFLTVFIKNCLVKSLQLPEDAVVLSKPISQGKLEYCISRVFSDKE, from the coding sequence ATGGATATTCTGATTGTTGAAGGTGAATCTAGCACTGTTTCCTATTTAAGGACCATTATAGGAAGATTAGGGCATGAAGTGGTTGCTGTGGTTTCCAGTGGAAATGAAGCCGTGAAAAAAGCAGGAGATTTAAACCCTGATCTGGTTTTAATCAACATAAATTTAAAGGGTAAAATGAGCGGTGTGGAATCTGCAAAAGAAATAAAAAATCGTTATAATATTCCAATCATATTTTTAACTGTCTTCATTAAAAACTGCCTCGTCAAATCGTTACAGCTACCAGAAGATGCTGTTGTTTTAAGTAAACCCATAAGCCAGGGAAAGCTGGAGTACTGTATTTCACGAGTCTTTTCTGACAAGGAATAG
- the nadA gene encoding quinolinate synthase NadA, whose product MLNDLQKEIIKLKEEKNATILAHNYQTGDIQEIADFIGDSLELCIKASEITDSPLVVFCGVDFMAETAAILNPDKKILIPDKNSECPMANMLPVEELRKAKKRYPDAAVVLYVNTLAEAKAEADILCTSANAVKVVESLDEDLILFGPDMNLAWHVQQQVDKEIIPVPENGHCYVHRMFNLHDMHALREKYPDADIMIHPESDPEVQEFADYVLSTGGMMRHVAESPKQTFIVGTEYDLVTRLRGEHPDKTFIPALDDAICENMKLHTLEKVKNSLLNEEFVVTVPEETAKEARKAIQRMLDVS is encoded by the coding sequence ATGTTAAATGATCTGCAAAAAGAAATCATAAAACTCAAAGAAGAGAAAAATGCCACAATACTGGCTCATAATTATCAAACAGGCGATATACAGGAGATAGCTGATTTTATAGGTGATTCTCTCGAGTTATGTATAAAAGCCTCTGAAATAACAGATTCCCCTCTTGTTGTATTCTGTGGGGTTGACTTCATGGCTGAAACAGCTGCAATACTCAACCCAGATAAGAAAATACTCATTCCTGATAAAAACTCAGAGTGTCCAATGGCAAACATGCTCCCTGTGGAAGAGCTCAGGAAAGCCAAGAAGAGATACCCTGATGCAGCAGTTGTGCTCTACGTTAACACCCTTGCAGAGGCAAAAGCTGAAGCGGACATACTTTGCACATCAGCAAATGCTGTTAAAGTTGTTGAAAGTCTTGATGAAGATCTCATACTCTTCGGACCTGATATGAACCTTGCATGGCACGTACAACAGCAGGTGGACAAGGAAATAATTCCTGTACCTGAAAACGGGCACTGCTACGTTCACAGGATGTTCAACCTCCACGATATGCACGCTTTAAGGGAGAAGTATCCTGATGCAGATATAATGATCCATCCAGAGAGCGACCCTGAGGTTCAGGAATTTGCAGACTACGTTCTAAGTACCGGTGGTATGATGAGGCACGTTGCAGAATCCCCAAAACAGACCTTCATAGTTGGAACTGAGTACGACCTCGTAACCAGACTTAGAGGGGAACATCCGGATAAAACCTTCATCCCAGCATTGGATGATGCAATATGTGAAAACATGAAACTCCACACCCTTGAAAAGGTTAAAAATTCCCTTCTGAATGAGGAGTTTGTTGTCACAGTTCCTGAAGAAACAGCCAAAGAGGCAAGAAAAGCCATCCAGAGAATGCTTGATGTTTCATAG
- the mtnP gene encoding S-methyl-5'-thioadenosine phosphorylase codes for MIGIIGGTGIYEIVEMGEEVENKVLQTPYGESPEISLFKLHGKTIAFMPRHAKGHANPPHMINYRANIYALKKIGVDSIIATNAVGSLDLSIGPGDFVVPDDFMDFTRARNGTFYDSRTVHVDVTEPYCPNLRQALISAGNVVDGGVYVCTEGPRFETPAEVRMFQKLGGTVVGMTGLPEAVLARELEMCYASICTVSNYAASISPGKLTIDEVFQIVEDKRKELTATIADALAKVPSKRDCVCTEALNGAEIGNGGDSEDL; via the coding sequence ATGATAGGAATAATAGGCGGTACAGGAATATACGAGATCGTTGAAATGGGTGAAGAAGTTGAAAACAAGGTCCTTCAAACACCCTACGGTGAATCACCTGAGATCTCCCTCTTCAAACTACATGGAAAAACAATTGCGTTCATGCCAAGACATGCAAAGGGCCATGCAAACCCACCACACATGATAAATTATCGGGCAAACATATATGCACTCAAGAAGATTGGGGTGGACAGTATAATAGCCACGAATGCAGTTGGGTCACTTGATCTATCCATAGGACCTGGAGATTTTGTTGTACCTGATGATTTCATGGACTTCACACGTGCAAGGAATGGAACCTTCTACGACTCAAGAACTGTACACGTGGATGTAACAGAACCGTACTGCCCCAATTTAAGACAGGCCCTGATCTCAGCAGGAAATGTTGTGGACGGAGGAGTTTACGTCTGCACTGAAGGCCCTAGATTTGAAACCCCTGCAGAGGTTAGGATGTTCCAGAAACTTGGAGGCACAGTTGTGGGAATGACAGGACTGCCTGAAGCTGTACTGGCCCGTGAACTTGAGATGTGCTACGCATCCATATGCACAGTATCCAACTATGCTGCATCAATATCACCGGGAAAACTCACCATAGATGAGGTTTTCCAGATAGTTGAGGATAAAAGGAAGGAACTAACAGCAACCATAGCAGATGCACTGGCCAAAGTACCATCCAAGAGGGATTGTGTATGCACAGAAGCATTGAACGGTGCTGAAATAGGAAATGGTGGAGATTCAGAGGATCTTTAA
- a CDS encoding ORC1-type DNA replication protein: protein MGIQDILLYDETIFRNIDAFNPDYVPENYIHRESQMEALAICLRPALRGGRPVNTVVLGSPATGKTTAINKIFEMVGETSDRVVCVYVNCQLHTTRFNIFSQIYNELFGHMPPETGVPFSRIYGKIMKYLRDEDKAMVVALDDVNYLFHSKNANKIFYDILRAHEEFKGVRTGIFAILSDIEFRYMLDKNVNSVFIPQEVIFDPYSPSEMRDILTDRIKAGFYPDVISDEILDMIVDQASSAGDLRIGIDLLRVSGNFAEADASKTIEEKHVLEAMKSTGSVSLKSTLKTLSDQEKMLLKVIAESEEEDLVAGDIYNSFKIRTSTSYASFDRTLNKLEFLRLIDTKFTGKGVKGNSRMVILRFNPKEIVKCLKNVGT, encoded by the coding sequence ATGGGTATACAAGACATCCTTCTTTATGATGAGACAATATTCAGGAATATAGATGCTTTTAATCCAGATTACGTTCCTGAAAATTATATTCACAGAGAATCCCAAATGGAAGCACTGGCAATATGTTTAAGACCTGCACTCAGAGGTGGAAGACCTGTAAATACAGTTGTTCTGGGTTCTCCTGCAACAGGCAAGACAACGGCCATAAACAAAATATTTGAGATGGTTGGGGAAACCTCAGATAGGGTCGTTTGTGTCTACGTTAACTGCCAGCTTCATACAACGCGTTTCAACATATTTTCCCAGATATACAACGAACTATTCGGGCACATGCCCCCTGAAACAGGTGTTCCATTCTCCAGGATATACGGAAAGATAATGAAGTACCTTCGGGATGAAGACAAAGCCATGGTTGTTGCGTTGGACGATGTGAATTACCTCTTCCACAGTAAGAATGCAAATAAAATCTTTTATGATATACTGAGGGCTCATGAAGAATTTAAGGGTGTCAGGACAGGTATATTTGCAATTCTTTCGGATATAGAATTTCGTTACATGCTGGATAAGAACGTTAACTCTGTTTTCATACCTCAGGAAGTTATTTTCGATCCCTACTCACCCAGTGAGATGCGTGACATCCTCACAGATAGAATAAAGGCAGGTTTCTATCCTGATGTGATATCCGATGAAATACTTGACATGATAGTGGATCAGGCATCATCTGCAGGTGATCTGAGGATTGGAATCGATCTTTTAAGGGTCAGTGGAAACTTTGCAGAGGCAGATGCGTCAAAAACCATAGAAGAAAAGCATGTGCTTGAAGCAATGAAAAGTACAGGATCTGTGAGTCTTAAAAGTACACTGAAAACACTGTCAGATCAGGAAAAAATGCTTCTGAAGGTTATAGCTGAGTCTGAAGAGGAGGATCTGGTTGCAGGTGACATCTACAATTCATTCAAGATACGAACCTCAACGAGTTACGCTTCCTTTGACCGTACCCTTAACAAACTCGAATTTTTAAGGTTAATAGATACTAAATTCACTGGTAAGGGTGTTAAAGGTAACTCTCGTATGGTGATCCTGAGATTTAACCCTAAAGAGATAGTTAAATGTTTAAAAAATGTTGGGACATGA
- a CDS encoding universal stress protein — MRKRILVPTDGSEQAERAGEQAISMAESEGAEIIVLYVIDTEYLRALPQDELINQIKAGLKVDGEKAVADFQKTLEDKQCEGHCSNIQFRTMIKEGKPAEVILKTIEKEGIDQVVMGKSGKHGIERLVLGRTTERVVRRAKVSVEVVA, encoded by the coding sequence GTGCGAAAAAGAATACTGGTACCTACAGATGGATCAGAACAGGCTGAAAGAGCTGGAGAGCAAGCCATATCCATGGCAGAATCCGAAGGCGCAGAGATCATTGTTTTATACGTAATTGACACAGAATACTTGAGGGCACTACCTCAGGATGAACTCATAAACCAGATCAAAGCAGGTTTAAAGGTTGACGGTGAAAAAGCCGTTGCAGACTTCCAAAAAACCCTTGAAGACAAACAATGTGAGGGGCACTGCAGCAACATCCAATTCCGAACCATGATCAAGGAGGGCAAACCTGCAGAGGTCATCCTCAAAACAATAGAAAAAGAGGGAATCGACCAGGTTGTAATGGGCAAATCTGGTAAACACGGAATTGAAAGACTCGTGCTTGGAAGAACAACCGAAAGGGTTGTGAGAAGAGCCAAGGTTTCTGTTGAAGTTGTAGCTTAA
- the nudC gene encoding NAD(+) diphosphatase: protein MKRETIYKRYKPSFTPNEKNSPSYWFVFNSDKLLINTENEFKIPFTENLNDFSISPVRTQYLGTLQGHPCYTVEAAPGTKAPEGMAFEDLRSIYDVLDEDIYLVAGRAVQVINWDKNHQFCGKCGTPTVTSEHEMAKVCPECGFTSFTRLSPAVITAIVNDDKILLAKHSYGLKRYSLIAGFVEAGETLEEAVQREIAEEVGVKVKNIKYFGSQPWPFPNSLMVGFTAEYNSGEIKVDGNEITDAKWFSAEEVPRMPSKISIASELIDWFVENY from the coding sequence ATGAAGAGAGAAACCATCTACAAAAGGTACAAACCTTCTTTCACACCCAACGAAAAGAACAGCCCATCCTACTGGTTCGTTTTCAACTCTGATAAATTGCTCATAAACACTGAAAATGAATTTAAGATTCCTTTTACAGAAAATCTAAACGATTTTTCCATTTCTCCAGTTAGAACACAATATCTCGGCACACTCCAAGGCCATCCCTGCTACACTGTTGAAGCTGCACCAGGGACCAAAGCTCCAGAAGGAATGGCTTTTGAAGACTTAAGGTCCATCTACGATGTTTTAGATGAAGACATATACCTAGTGGCTGGTCGGGCCGTTCAGGTTATAAACTGGGATAAGAATCATCAGTTCTGTGGGAAATGCGGGACTCCAACCGTGACTTCAGAGCATGAAATGGCCAAAGTTTGCCCGGAATGTGGATTCACAAGCTTCACCCGCTTGTCCCCAGCAGTGATAACAGCAATCGTAAATGACGATAAAATCCTCCTGGCCAAACACTCCTACGGCCTTAAAAGGTACAGTCTTATTGCAGGATTTGTAGAAGCTGGAGAAACCCTGGAAGAAGCTGTCCAGAGAGAAATTGCAGAAGAAGTGGGGGTAAAAGTTAAAAATATCAAATACTTTGGAAGCCAACCCTGGCCCTTCCCCAACTCATTGATGGTCGGTTTTACAGCTGAATACAACAGCGGAGAGATAAAGGTTGATGGAAATGAGATAACCGATGCAAAATGGTTCTCTGCAGAGGAGGTTCCGAGGATGCCGTCGAAGATCAGTATTGCAAGTGAGTTGATTGACTGGTTTGTTGAGAACTACTAG
- a CDS encoding DUF763 domain-containing protein yields MQSRRGVANLPLHGGHAPKWLFNRMVKLTGSLVDVLLYEYDADEFLRRISNPYWFQAFSCVLGFDWHSSGTTTTTCGALKMAIDPEKHGIMVAGGKGRASRKTPADIESAGELFSLPTTRVEEMVSASRLSAKIDNACIQDGYNLYHHSFILTEKGKWAVVQQGMNSDTRYARRYHWLSDGVNEFVEEPHQGICCDRPESETLDMTAHQSSQTRDTSVDLICDNPEHLKKYFKDKTPLKEKSQMSLDSYVNEFKMPRHHPVLDMDLSDREFEVLKNAWELQPENYQELVSLEGMGPKKIRALALISDLVYGSEPSWKDPVKYSFTHGGKDGFPYPVDREVYDHSIWTLKEALNQAKIEKKEKYHAVKRLEALIQKE; encoded by the coding sequence ATGCAGTCGAGACGTGGAGTTGCAAACCTGCCCCTGCACGGGGGCCATGCGCCTAAATGGCTTTTTAACAGAATGGTTAAGCTTACAGGTAGTTTGGTAGATGTACTGCTCTACGAGTACGATGCAGACGAATTTTTAAGGAGAATCTCAAATCCTTACTGGTTCCAGGCATTCTCATGCGTCCTGGGATTTGACTGGCACTCATCAGGAACCACAACAACAACATGCGGTGCCCTTAAAATGGCAATCGACCCGGAAAAACATGGGATCATGGTTGCAGGTGGAAAGGGCAGGGCGTCGAGGAAAACACCAGCAGACATAGAAAGTGCAGGGGAACTCTTCTCACTACCAACAACCAGGGTTGAGGAAATGGTGAGTGCAAGCAGGTTATCTGCCAAGATAGACAACGCATGCATCCAGGACGGCTACAACCTCTACCACCACTCCTTCATACTAACGGAGAAAGGAAAGTGGGCGGTTGTACAGCAGGGAATGAACTCGGATACACGCTACGCAAGGCGCTACCACTGGCTTTCAGATGGTGTAAATGAATTCGTTGAGGAACCCCACCAGGGAATATGCTGCGACAGGCCAGAATCAGAAACCCTTGACATGACAGCCCACCAAAGCAGCCAAACAAGGGACACGAGTGTTGATCTCATCTGCGACAACCCAGAACACCTCAAGAAGTACTTCAAGGACAAAACACCTCTGAAGGAGAAGTCCCAGATGAGCTTGGACTCATACGTCAACGAGTTCAAGATGCCGCGCCACCATCCAGTTCTTGATATGGACCTGTCAGACAGGGAGTTCGAGGTACTGAAGAATGCATGGGAACTGCAGCCTGAAAATTATCAGGAGCTTGTTTCCCTTGAGGGAATGGGACCAAAGAAGATACGTGCCCTTGCACTGATATCTGATCTTGTTTACGGTTCAGAGCCAAGCTGGAAGGACCCTGTCAAGTACAGCTTCACCCATGGGGGAAAGGACGGCTTCCCATACCCTGTTGACAGGGAGGTTTACGATCACTCAATCTGGACTCTCAAGGAGGCCCTGAACCAGGCCAAAATTGAGAAGAAGGAGAAGTATCATGCAGTTAAGCGGTTGGAAGCTTTGATTCAGAAGGAATAA
- a CDS encoding DUF4064 domain-containing protein yields MKETSRTIELVLGIVGGIFGLLGGIFAVMFGMFASEVTMLGVSAILASIFGIIGSVLVVKNPKVGGIVLVVSAVWLFISVYLFGILGAVLMVLAGLLAVLRK; encoded by the coding sequence GTGAAGGAAACATCAAGGACGATTGAACTCGTCCTGGGAATAGTAGGTGGAATTTTTGGCCTTTTAGGTGGAATATTTGCAGTGATGTTTGGAATGTTCGCCTCTGAAGTTACAATGTTAGGAGTAAGTGCAATTTTAGCATCTATATTTGGTATAATTGGTTCAGTGTTGGTAGTGAAGAACCCTAAGGTCGGTGGGATAGTACTGGTTGTGAGTGCAGTCTGGCTTTTCATCAGTGTGTACCTCTTTGGAATTCTTGGAGCGGTACTCATGGTCCTTGCAGGATTGCTCGCAGTTTTAAGGAAATGA
- a CDS encoding CcdC protein domain-containing protein — protein MTVIYPDFNNMNQTFLVIIVIILILQLRERKVKVRKLFVMPVFMVLATGAVLYTSASSSITAFALVAAGLAVGIGMGIVIGSLMKVNIHEDGSMVLKGSILAVVVWIALIGVKILGKDTLGGTGYINLSVLTSIFLSMTLGAMVARRAYVYREYLKQKNLQTPAQ, from the coding sequence ATGACCGTGATTTATCCAGATTTTAACAATATGAATCAAACCTTCCTCGTTATCATAGTCATAATTCTCATACTTCAGTTGCGGGAGCGGAAGGTCAAGGTGAGAAAGCTCTTCGTGATGCCAGTATTTATGGTCCTTGCTACAGGGGCTGTCCTTTATACCAGCGCATCTTCAAGCATCACGGCCTTCGCCCTTGTGGCTGCAGGTCTTGCAGTTGGAATAGGCATGGGAATAGTTATAGGTTCACTCATGAAGGTGAATATCCATGAAGATGGATCCATGGTTCTAAAGGGATCCATTCTGGCTGTGGTAGTATGGATAGCCCTGATAGGAGTGAAGATACTTGGAAAAGACACACTTGGAGGAACAGGATACATAAACCTCAGCGTTTTAACCTCCATCTTCTTATCCATGACCCTGGGTGCAATGGTAGCCAGGCGTGCCTATGTTTACAGGGAGTATTTGAAGCAGAAAAACTTGCAAACCCCTGCCCAATAA
- a CDS encoding MJ1255/VC2487 family glycosyltransferase has product MKLSIIIPTYNEEEYLPKLLESIKNQNFKDEYEVIVADAGSKDRTREIAESYNCKVVEGGLPALGRNRGAEASSGDYLLFLDSDVILTEGYLESALEEFTQKDLGIAITQMIPLSDSKIDKISHDFANFFMRSVESIKPHGAGCYGILTRRDLHDAVDGFDESIDFGEDTDYIEKIAKISSFRVLRKPKLLVSIRRLEKEGRKAIAFKYAKSTIYQFSGRKITAEDLDYDFDYSNEKQLTERTTGKKRIIYSLCGEGMGHAIRSGVVIKQLSKKYDVVVFASDRAYQYISKKHDKVYEIGGFNTVYEDNEVSNSKTFVKGMKGLPGDLKNNLRLMHGVVKEFKPHVIVSDFEFYANLLSKIVKIPLISIDNISVLTQCELDVPKKYRGDRLKAEGVAYSFITMPKKYIITSFFRAPLKNPEKAEMFSPILREEILNLKPETGDHILVYQTSTSNKKLLELLKSVGIKCIVYGFNQDKEDGSLRFKKFNEDEFYTDLASCRAIITNGGFTLITEALYLKKPILSVPVKKQFEQILNAIYIERMGYGEFHEEITEDVLMNFLENLDQYRGKLEESDTSEGNQEILEELERTIEKYALDFD; this is encoded by the coding sequence ATGAAGCTCAGTATTATCATTCCAACCTACAACGAGGAAGAGTACCTTCCAAAACTGTTGGAAAGCATTAAGAATCAGAACTTTAAGGATGAATACGAAGTCATAGTGGCAGATGCAGGCTCCAAGGATAGAACAAGGGAAATTGCAGAATCCTACAATTGTAAGGTGGTTGAAGGAGGATTACCTGCTCTTGGAAGAAACCGGGGTGCTGAAGCCTCCTCTGGAGATTACCTTCTATTTTTAGACTCTGATGTGATACTCACTGAGGGTTACCTGGAATCTGCACTGGAAGAATTCACCCAAAAGGATCTGGGCATTGCAATCACCCAGATGATACCCTTAAGTGACAGTAAAATTGATAAGATATCTCATGACTTTGCCAACTTCTTCATGAGAAGTGTTGAATCCATAAAACCCCATGGAGCTGGATGTTACGGAATTTTAACAAGAAGAGACCTTCACGATGCAGTTGATGGTTTTGACGAGTCCATAGATTTCGGCGAGGACACGGATTACATCGAAAAAATTGCAAAGATAAGCTCTTTCAGGGTTTTAAGAAAACCTAAACTTCTAGTTTCAATAAGGCGCCTTGAAAAGGAAGGACGAAAGGCCATAGCATTCAAGTACGCTAAAAGCACCATATACCAGTTCTCAGGAAGGAAGATAACAGCTGAAGACCTGGACTACGACTTCGATTACTCAAATGAGAAGCAGCTGACAGAGAGGACCACTGGAAAGAAGAGAATCATATATTCACTCTGCGGTGAGGGTATGGGACACGCAATACGCAGCGGGGTTGTAATAAAACAGCTATCAAAGAAGTACGATGTTGTGGTTTTTGCAAGCGACAGAGCGTATCAGTACATCTCAAAAAAACATGACAAAGTCTATGAGATCGGTGGTTTCAACACAGTCTACGAGGATAATGAGGTGAGTAACAGCAAAACTTTTGTCAAGGGAATGAAAGGACTTCCAGGTGACCTTAAAAATAATTTAAGGCTCATGCATGGTGTTGTTAAGGAGTTCAAACCACACGTTATTGTATCTGATTTTGAGTTCTATGCAAACCTCCTGAGCAAGATAGTGAAGATACCACTAATAAGCATTGATAACATCAGTGTTTTAACCCAGTGTGAACTGGATGTTCCCAAAAAGTACCGTGGAGACAGGTTGAAGGCTGAGGGAGTGGCATACTCATTTATAACCATGCCCAAGAAGTACATCATAACCAGCTTCTTCAGGGCACCCCTTAAAAATCCTGAAAAAGCAGAGATGTTCTCACCCATACTCCGTGAGGAGATATTAAACCTGAAACCTGAGACCGGGGATCATATCCTTGTTTACCAGACCAGCACGTCCAACAAGAAGCTTCTGGAGCTTTTAAAGAGTGTTGGAATTAAATGTATTGTCTACGGCTTCAACCAGGATAAAGAGGATGGAAGCCTAAGGTTCAAGAAGTTCAACGAGGATGAATTCTACACGGATCTTGCATCCTGCCGTGCAATCATAACCAACGGAGGATTCACCCTTATAACAGAGGCACTTTACCTTAAAAAACCTATTCTAAGTGTTCCCGTTAAAAAACAGTTCGAACAGATACTCAATGCAATATACATCGAAAGAATGGGATATGGAGAGTTCCATGAGGAGATCACTGAAGATGTCCTGATGAACTTCCTTGAAAACCTTGACCAGTACCGAGGTAAACTTGAAGAATCAGATACCTCAGAGGGAAACCAGGAGATACTGGAAGAACTTGAAAGGACCATTGAGAAGTATGCACTGGACTTTGATTAA